AATTGGCGATCAAAATGGAATCACTTCGCCGCCGTTGCGTGTGGCGGCGGCGCGAATGATTTGTTGTGCGGCCGCGTGATCCATGGGTCGCACGCTGCCGTCGGCATACAGGATGAGACGAACGCGCTCGTGATTGCTCGGCGGGAGTGTGCCGGAGTCGACATCCCACTCGCCGGGCGCGGCCCAACTCGCGGGGCCCTGAGAAGTTTCGATCGCGATCACCGTATTGCTCGTGCCATCGGTGATGTCCGCAAACCGAACCGTGCTATTCCCCTCCAAGATTGTGTTCTTGCCCGTGACAAATACATAGTCGCTACGAAATGGTCCGCCGGTCGTTCGTGCTGGATCGAGAAAGGTATCGATCATGGTTTGCGAGACGGCGAGATTCTCCGCACTGTCCCAGGCCTTCGCTTTGTCGAAGCGGTCGTACAAGTCGCCGCGCTCAATGTAGGGGAGCAGAAGCACACGACCACTATAGAGTGGCTTGCCGTCCTTATCGGTGACGACAGCCGGCGGAAAGGTATTGTGCGTGTCGTAATAGTTGTGTAGCGCCAAGCCAATTTGCTTGAGGTGATTCATCGAATTCACGCGCTGGGCTGCGCTGCGAGCCGAAAATACAGCTGGAACCACGATGGCTGCGAGCAGTCCCCCGCAAGCGAGCATCGCCACCACGACCACTGCCAGAATGATTAGCAGTGGGGAAGTTCCCTTGGAGCCTCCGGTTGGTGGACCGATGGTTCCCGTGCCCGAGTAGGGAACCGTCACCTGCGCTCCACAACTCGCGCAGGGGCCAGTTTGGCCAGCGTATTGGTCGGCAACCACCGTCTGCTTCCCGCAGTGAGGGCAAGCAAATTGAATGGACATGGGAGTCGGCTTCGCTGTTGAAAAGAGGTTCTGACTGTCGTGCGTCCGTCGCCAGGCCAGCCTGCGCCGATTATAGGAAGTGGGGCGTGAACAAAGTAGCCCGACGCAGTTTCGAGGGGAGTCCCATTGGCAGTGCTGCAAGGTTAGTTGCGGCTGGCAATGCGGATGGCGATCAACGCCCCCAGACCAATCACAATCAACACGACGGCCACGATCGCGCCCTGCAACCAGGCCTTGCTAAGTTTGGCCATGCGGATCATTTCCAACTCTTCTTGCTGCCGCTTGAACTCGACGCTGTTCTTGCGCCGGAGGGTGAACTGTGCCTGGCACTGGGGGCAGAGGACGTCCTGGTCGAGCATTTCTGGTGGGGTTTCGAGTTCATGCCCGTTGGGGCAGGGAATATGCAGCAGTTCGGGCCCCTGGGGTGCGAGCGGATTGCCTCCAGCCGCGGGTGCACCGGGGAAGACGATGCCGGGCGGCGAAGGAGCTTCGACGACCGGTTCAGGAATCAGAAAGAGCATGCCGCACGTCGGGCAGTGGCATTGCTGACCAGCCTGGTCAGGGGTTCCCTCCAGCAAATGGCCGTTAGGGCACTCGAACTGAAACGACATTCCAAACTCCTGTTCGCTGCAATCCGCCTGTTCTGGCTGGCCGATCATACCCAGGCGGCAGTCCCTGGCATCATCTGCCGGGGATCGAGTTCTTGAATCTCACTCTCAAGACCGCAATTATAACTCGCACCTTAGCTGCGGGGCTTGTGCGCGGCGCGTAACGGACGCCTTGCAATAAAGGCTTGGTCGAGCGCATCTGATTTTCAGCCATCACAGGGAAGAGTCGCAGCAGACGGCGGCCTCTATTCCCCACGCTTGTCAGTTCTGCAGTTTCGCTCGCAAGTGCTGCCCTGAAAACCCTTTGCAGCCCGGGATATCCCAGCCATGAAGCTTTGTTGCAGCGTGCTTGCCTTGCTCTTGTTTGGTACCAACCTGGCTCAGGCAGCCGAAGTCGATGCCGTGGGAGTGGACTTTTTCGAGAAAAAAATTCGCCCCGTTCTCGTCGCCAACTGCTATCAGTGCCATTCGGCGAGCAGCAAGGAGATCAAAGGGGAACTTCGCGTCGATACCAAGCAGGGGATTCGTAAGGGTGGCGAAACCGGCCCTGCGGTCATCCCCGGCAAACCGGGCGACAGCCTGCTGATTCAAGCTTTGCGACATGAGGACGGGCTGGAAATGCCCCCCAAGCAAAAGCTGTCGGACGACGTGATTGCCGACTTTACGAAGTGGGTCCAGCTTGGCGCACCCGACCCGCGCGAGGCTACCGCGTCGACTGTGGGTAAGAAAATCAACCTCGCCGAAGCAAAGAAGTTCTGGTCGCTGCAGCCTGCGAAGTTGACGCCCCCGGCGGCTGCCCAGAATGCGGCCTGGGCACGCACTCCGATCGATCGCTACGTCATCGCAGGTCTGGAAGCAAACAAACTGGCCCCGGTTGCCGATGCCGACAAGGCGACGCTGATTCGCCGCCTGTATTTCGATCTAATCGGACTGCCACCAACGCCTGAAGAAGTGGACGCCTACGTCCACGATCGGTCACCCAAGGCGACCGAAGCCTTAGTCGATCGCCTGCTTGCCTCGCCACGGTTTGGCGAGCGTTGGGGGCGGCATTGGCTGGACGTGGCCCGCTTTGGAGAGTCGACCGGCAAGGAACGAAATGTCCCTTATCAATATGCCTGGCGTTATCGAAATTATGTGATCGATGCCTTTGCCAGCGATAAGCCGTTCGATCAGTTCATTCGCGAACAGATTGCCGGCGATCTACTTCCTGCAGCGACGAACGAGCAGCAGAACGAACACATCACCGCGACCGGCTTCCTCGCGCTCAGCCCACGCAGTTTGAATGAACGAAATCCCGAACAGTTCGCGATGGATGTGGCCGACGAGCAGATCGACGTCACCACCCGCGCTTTCATGGCGATCTCGGTCGCTTGTGCCCGCTGCCACGATCACAAATTCGACCCGATTCAACAGCAAGACTATTACGCCCTGGCTGGCATCTTCCGTAGCACTCAATCGTTCCCGGGCGTGAAGCGCGGCAATAACAAGACAGGCTACGAAGGAGACTTTGTTTCGCTGGTCAGCACCGCCAAGTCAGCTGGCAGCGAAGCAGACCGCCGCGAACTCGCGCGGCTCGACCGGGAAATTGCCGAGGCTAAGCGCGACCTGGCGAGGGCGAAAGAGGCTCTCGGGGATGTTCCAGCAGTCGCTCCCAACAGGCTGGCTGCCAAGCCGAAAAACAAAAACAAACTCGCCAAGGAAAACAAACGCCAGAAGCCCAATCTGGCCAATCCCTTCCAAAAAGAAGAGCGGCGGTTGAGTGAACTGAGCAACGCCCGCACAGAACTGGAAAAGAAGCTCACCCCGCCCGGCGAAAACGCCATGGGTGTGCGGGAATCGGCCAAGTTGATGGACTGCCACATTAACATTCGGGGCGAAGTCAACGACCTGGGTGACGAAGTCGATCGCGGGCTGGTCCGCGTGCTGATGTATCCCGGTGCTCCTCAAATCGACAAAACACACAGCGGGCGCCTGCAACTCGCAGCATGGATTGCCAACCGCAGCAATCCACTCACTGCCCGCGTGATGGCGAACCGGGTGTGGTTCCACTTGTTCGGTCGCGGCCTGGTCGAGACGATCGATAACTTTGGAGCGCTGGGCGAGACACCTTCGCACCCCGAATTGCTCGACTATTTGGCCGTGCGGTTCATGGATCAGAAGTGGTCGACTAAACAGCTAATTCGCGAGATTGTTCTCAGCCGCACCTATCAACTTTCGAGTGCTCATCAGGCGGCCAATTACAACAGCGATCCGGAGAACAAGTATCTGTGGCGAATGAGCCGTCGCCGCCTCGAAGCCGAAGCGATTCGCGATGCAGTGCTGGCCACCTCGGGCCGCTTGAATTTGGAGCGCCCCGCAGGTTCGCCCGTGATGAAGCTTAGTGGCGAACTGGGCCGCCAGATTAAGGGAGAGGAACTGCTGCAGGAGAACACCTACCGCAGCTGTTATTTGCCGATGGCGCGGGGTTACGTTCCCGAGTTTCTCAACGTCTTCGATATGGCTGATCCCGAACTCGTCACTGGCCAGCGAGACGTGACGACGGTTGCCACCCAGGCGCTCTACCTGATGAACAGCCCGGTCGTGCAAAAGATGTCCGAGGGGGCTGCCGATCGCGTGCTTGGTAACAGCAAACTGACCGACGACAATCAGCGCATCGATTATGCGTTTCGACTAATCGTCGGACATGGTGCTACCAGCGATCAAATGGGCGAGGTGCAGCAATTCCTCAACGACTACGCGGCCACGCAAGCGGTTGGCATGAAACCCGAACAACGTCGCCAGCAAGCGTGGACGGCGCTATGCCACACGTTGTATGCGTCGGCTGAGTTCCGTTACGTGTATTGATCGAAATTAGCAGCAGGCGCAGCCTGCATTAATACTCCCTCTCCTCGTGTACTCACGGGGAGAGGGAACTAAGAACAAGCCAAGTTACGAACCAAATCACGAATCACGTCATTTCACGAAACCAGGTGCCCTATGAACCCTCTCTTCTCTCGTCGTGAGTTGCTCAAGAGCTCTTCCTGCGGCTTCGGCTTGCTCGCGCTCGCGGGACTTTGCGAGCAGCAGTTGAAGGCTTCGCCGGCTGCAAGTGAATCGGCGTCGAGCAATCCCTTGGCACCTCGCTTGCCTCACTTCACCCCCAAAGCCAAGCGCGTGATCTTCATGTTCATGCAAGGCGGGCCCTCGCACGTCGATACGTTCGACTACAAGCCAGGGCTGGAAAAGGACGACGGCAAGTCGCCCGGGCAGGTGCCAGGCAAGGGAAACCGCAAGCTGCTCAAGTCACCTTGGAAGTTCAATCCCAGCGGCAATAGCGGCCTGCCGATTTCGGAACTCTTTCCGCACCTCAGCAAGCATGCCGACGATCTGTGCCTGCTGAACAGCTTGCATTGCGACCTGCCAAATCACCCGCAGGCTGCCGTGCAAATGCACACCGGTAATTTTCAGTTTGTCCGCCCCTCGCTGGGCGCTTGGGTGCTGTATGGCCTGGGGAGCGAGAACCAAGAACTTCCTGGGTTCATCACGATTAATCCCATTGCCCGCATCGGTGGCGCGCAGAACTACGGCAGTTCGTTTTTGCCCGCAGCGTTTCAAGGAACGAAGATCGGCGGCGAAGGAGTGCAACTAGCCAGGGCCAGCGTGCCGAACATTCGCAATGCCGAACTGAGCGGCCCGCAGCAGCGGCAACAACTCGACCTGCTGCAAAAGTTGAATCAAGACCGCTTGAGTGCCGACCAGGTGAATCCGCAACTCGAAGGGGTAATCGAGTCGTACGAACTGGCTTTCCGCATGCAGTCAGCAGTTCCCAAGGTGATGGACTTCGCCGATGAATCTCCCGCCACGCTCGCAGCTTATGGCATCGGCGGTGCGGCCGGTGCGAAAGCAGTCGGCAAGGGTGGCGGCGGAACCGACAACTTTGGCCGTCAGTGCCTCATGGCGCGCCGCTTTGCCGAAGCGGGCGTGCGGTTTATCGAGGTCGGTTTCGGCGGCTGGGACCAACACGCCTCGCTGCGGAATCGGCTCACCGCGAATTGCTCCGGAATCGATCAACCGATTGCGGCCCTGCTCAACGACCTCAAGCAGCGCTCGATGCTCAAGGACACGCTCGTCATCTGGGGCGGCGAATTTGGT
Above is a window of Anatilimnocola aggregata DNA encoding:
- a CDS encoding PSD1 and planctomycete cytochrome C domain-containing protein, yielding MKLCCSVLALLLFGTNLAQAAEVDAVGVDFFEKKIRPVLVANCYQCHSASSKEIKGELRVDTKQGIRKGGETGPAVIPGKPGDSLLIQALRHEDGLEMPPKQKLSDDVIADFTKWVQLGAPDPREATASTVGKKINLAEAKKFWSLQPAKLTPPAAAQNAAWARTPIDRYVIAGLEANKLAPVADADKATLIRRLYFDLIGLPPTPEEVDAYVHDRSPKATEALVDRLLASPRFGERWGRHWLDVARFGESTGKERNVPYQYAWRYRNYVIDAFASDKPFDQFIREQIAGDLLPAATNEQQNEHITATGFLALSPRSLNERNPEQFAMDVADEQIDVTTRAFMAISVACARCHDHKFDPIQQQDYYALAGIFRSTQSFPGVKRGNNKTGYEGDFVSLVSTAKSAGSEADRRELARLDREIAEAKRDLARAKEALGDVPAVAPNRLAAKPKNKNKLAKENKRQKPNLANPFQKEERRLSELSNARTELEKKLTPPGENAMGVRESAKLMDCHINIRGEVNDLGDEVDRGLVRVLMYPGAPQIDKTHSGRLQLAAWIANRSNPLTARVMANRVWFHLFGRGLVETIDNFGALGETPSHPELLDYLAVRFMDQKWSTKQLIREIVLSRTYQLSSAHQAANYNSDPENKYLWRMSRRRLEAEAIRDAVLATSGRLNLERPAGSPVMKLSGELGRQIKGEELLQENTYRSCYLPMARGYVPEFLNVFDMADPELVTGQRDVTTVATQALYLMNSPVVQKMSEGAADRVLGNSKLTDDNQRIDYAFRLIVGHGATSDQMGEVQQFLNDYAATQAVGMKPEQRRQQAWTALCHTLYASAEFRYVY
- a CDS encoding DUF1559 family PulG-like putative transporter; translated protein: MSIQFACPHCGKQTVVADQYAGQTGPCASCGAQVTVPYSGTGTIGPPTGGSKGTSPLLIILAVVVVAMLACGGLLAAIVVPAVFSARSAAQRVNSMNHLKQIGLALHNYYDTHNTFPPAVVTDKDGKPLYSGRVLLLPYIERGDLYDRFDKAKAWDSAENLAVSQTMIDTFLDPARTTGGPFRSDYVFVTGKNTILEGNSTVRFADITDGTSNTVIAIETSQGPASWAAPGEWDVDSGTLPPSNHERVRLILYADGSVRPMDHAAAQQIIRAAATRNGGEVIPF
- a CDS encoding DUF1501 domain-containing protein; the encoded protein is MNPLFSRRELLKSSSCGFGLLALAGLCEQQLKASPAASESASSNPLAPRLPHFTPKAKRVIFMFMQGGPSHVDTFDYKPGLEKDDGKSPGQVPGKGNRKLLKSPWKFNPSGNSGLPISELFPHLSKHADDLCLLNSLHCDLPNHPQAAVQMHTGNFQFVRPSLGAWVLYGLGSENQELPGFITINPIARIGGAQNYGSSFLPAAFQGTKIGGEGVQLARASVPNIRNAELSGPQQRQQLDLLQKLNQDRLSADQVNPQLEGVIESYELAFRMQSAVPKVMDFADESPATLAAYGIGGAAGAKAVGKGGGGTDNFGRQCLMARRFAEAGVRFIEVGFGGWDQHASLRNRLTANCSGIDQPIAALLNDLKQRSMLKDTLVIWGGEFGRTPHAQNEDGRDHNATGFSMFMAGGGVKGGLRYGATDEHGIKAVEDKMHIHDLHATVLHLMGLDHEKLTYRYSGRDFRLTDVHGNIATKIIA